The sequence GAAATTAAGAATGCTCTACCTATAACTTTTGTGGAGATGCCAAATTTAGCGTTTCTAGATTCATTCCGCAGTATGTCTATTCAATAGTTAAAAATTAGAGATTGGCAAAATAAAACTTCTCTAAGTGGTGAGAATGTGCGAATATTTCCACAGTTAAGAATTTGGCAATTAAAATATCTCATACTATTGTGATGTCGCTCTAAAAAAATCAGATATCATCCACATCATGGTGGAAAGGTTGCATGGTAAGTCTCCCGCCAAAGGCATCAAAGGAAATTGTCCGGGATGTGTTATTTTTCTCTGAGAGTAGTAAAAATACTTGCTCAATGATGAAAAACTTCATCAAGATAATGTTAAATTTTGTAAATTTGCGGATGGAAATACTAGAAACCTGAATTCTACCTAGTTAAACTAACAAAAAGTGCATCTGTACTGTTAATAATTAAAAATAGATGTGGCGCTATAGCCTCAATGATCCCAGTACAACTTATCCTCAAAAACTTCCTCAGTTACCGTGATGCATCTTTAGATTTCAGCGGTTTGCACACGGCTTGTATTTGTGGTTCTAATGGTGCAGGTAAATCTTCCCTCTTGGAAGCAATCACTTGGGCAATTTGGGGTGAAAGCCGCGCCGCGACTGAAGATGATGTGATCCATTCTGGCTCGAAGGAAGTTCGAGTCGATTTCACCTTTGAAAATAATCAGCAAAAATATCGAGTAATTCGCACCCGAATTCGTGGTGGAACCGGCGTTTTAGAATTTCAAATTGAAACACCTTCTGGGTTTCGTCCACTAACGGGTAAAGGGGTAAGGGCGACGCAGGATGTGATTTTAGAGCATATCAAGCTTGATTATGATACTTTTATTAATTCAGCTTACTTGCGTCAAGGGCGTGCCGATGAATTTATGCTCAAGCGCCCGGCTGAACGGAAAGAAATTTTAGCAGAATTGTTGAAACTCAATCAGTATGATGAACTGGAGCAAAGAGCTAAGGAATCTGCAAATCAGTTGAAAGCTAGAGCAGAAGAATTAGAACGGTCTTTGGAGGGGATGAAAACTCAACTACAACAACGAGAAGTCACACAAACCCAAAGATCAGATTTAGCCAGTGAACTGAACCAATTGCAACAAGTCCAGGCTTTTGAGAATATCCAGTTACAAAGTTTGCAGGTGGTGCAGCACCAGCGGCAAAATTGGGAACAACAGCTAGGTTTTGTGAGGCAACAATATCATAATTTGAATCAAGACTGCGATCGCCTGCAACAAGAACAGTCAGCCGTAAAAAGTCAGTTAGCAGATTTAGCGGGTATCTTACAGCAAGAAGCACAAATCAAAGCCGGCTACATTCAACACCAAAGTCTGCAATCTCAAGAAGAAGCTTTAACAGCCAAGTTTGCAGAATACACCCGTGCTCAACAGTCTCGCCAACAACAGCAGCAACAATTAACTAAACAAATTCAAGAACTGGAACGCCAACTGCAACAAGCCCAAGCTCAATTGGAAGCTTTGCTACAACAAGAGCGAGAAATTCAGCAAACTCTGACCAAATCAGGGGAAGTAGAAGCAGCTTTGGCGCAATTAGCCGCAGCACGTCAGCATGTGGCGCATCTGGATGAATTGCAAATGCGCGTCACTCCCTTGTTGAAACAACGGCTCAGTTTACAAAGCCAACTTGACCGCACTCATGCTGGTTTGGTAGCGCGTATCGAACAACTCCAAGCGACAGAAAACCAACTACAACGCCAGCAGGGGCGCCAACCCCAACTGCAACAAGCGGTGATGGATGTGGGAGTGCAGATTGAAGAGTTGGAAAAAAAGCGGGTTTATCTACAGCGTGTCCAAGAAAAAGGACAGGAAAGGCGTCATTTTATTGAACGCTTGCAAGCTCATCAACGAGATTATGAAAAACTCATCGGAGAATTAGAGCAGAAATTGCAAATGCTCCAGACTCCCAATGCTCTTTGTCCTTTGTGTGAGCGTCCTTTAGATGAGCACCATTGGGATCGGGTAGTAGACAAAACCGAAACCGAGTTGCAAGATACTCAAGGACAATTTTGGGTAGTCCGAGAACAGATGGCTGTGTCAGACAGAGAAATTCAGGTATTGAGGCAAGAATATCGGGAAATTTCCCAACAATTAGCCGCTTATGATGCTTTAAGGGAACAGCGGGGACAGCTGGCTGCTCAGTTACAAGCCACCAGCGATGTGGAAGAACAGTTAGAATTAATTGCAGCGGAGAAAGAACATTTAGAGCGATCGCTCCACGCAGGCAGTTACGCCCCAGAAAAGCAAGCCGAACTGCAACAATTAGACCAATATCTGCAACAATTAAATTATGATGAGCAAAACCATGCCCTAGCTCGGAGCGAGGTCGAGCGCTGGCGGTGGGCAGAAATTAAACTCCAACAAATTAAAGATGCTACCAAGCGCCAAGGCCAACTTGCAGCCCGCAAACCAGAACTACAAAGCCACATAGACCAATTAGAAGTCAGAATTGAGCAGGAACAAACTGATTCTGATTTAGCTATAAAAATTACTGACCTAGACCGTTATATTACGGAAATTGGCTACAATGCAGAGCAGCACAATCAAGCGCGAATAGCGATCCGACAAACTCAATCTTGGGAGTTACGCTATCAGCAGCTGCTCTCATCTCAACAACAATATCCCCAACTTCAGGCGAGATGGCAAGAATTGGAAGCCTCTAAAAATAGCAGACTAGCTCAAAGACAAACGCTAACTGTTCAAATTGAAGATTTTGTTCAACAGCTAGAAGCCACAGCAAACCCAACTAGTCAGATTCAAGCTTTAGAGCAACAGTTGCAAATCCGCAGACGGGAACTTGATGAAAAGATAGCCAAGTTGGGACGCTTGGACGAGTTAGCTCACCAGTTGGAAACCCTGCAAATTCAGTATGAGCAACAGCAACAACTACTGCAATCCTGTAAGCAGGAATATCGAGTGTATCAGGAATTGGTCGTGGCTTTTGGTAAAAAAGGCATCCAAGCTTTGATGATTGAAAATGTCTTACCGCAATTGGAAGCCGAGACAAATCAACTTTTATCGCGGCTCAGTGCTAATCAGTTGCATGTGCAATTTATTACACAAAAGGCTGGACGCAATAGCAAGTCAACTAAGAAGAATGTGAAATTAATCGATACCTTGGATATTTTAATTGCCGACGCCAAAGGAACGCGAGCTTATGAAACTTATTCTGGTGGGGAAGCCTTTAGAATTAACTTTGCGATTCGTTTAGCTTTGGCGAAATTGTTAGCGCAGCGAGCGGGAGCGGCTTTGCAACTGCTAATTGTGGATGAAGGCTTTGGTACACAAGACGCGGAAGGATGCGATCGCTTAATTGCGGCCATTAATGCCATCTCCGCCGATTTTGCCTGTATACTCACAGTTACCCACATGCCCCATCTCAAAGAAGCCTTTCAAGCTCGCATTGAAGTGAATAAAAGCCAGCAAGGCTCCCAGATACGCTTGTTAATTTAAGAGTTGTGGGGACGTGTTGCTCAATTAAGAGATAAAAAAATCTTTAGGGTTAATTAATATCTATGCTTGCCAATACAATTTTTGTAAGTGCTCCTCAGTTGTTGTCAGGGGCACATTATCGACGATTTTTTTTAGTCAGCTTAACTGAGAATGTAGAAGTAACAAGCTGAGTAATTAGCCGCAGATTCGTGGAAGTATTTACAGATAACTAGATGAATTTTAGCATAATCGTTTATATTTACCTCAAAAGATTATCATAACTATATCCAAGCTATACAAGATGCATTTTTGTTCCCAAACCCTAATGTACTAGACTAAACATTGATCAATGTGAGATTTTTGTTAATTGTGATACCTAAAACCATTAATTGTTTGAGGGAAGACTAGCGCATCTACAGTTTTTCAGGTTTAGTAAAAATTACATCTATCATCAAAAGACTGCAAACTTCATGTGGTGTGAAAATCAAGAGAGGAGTGGCAACATGGATTTACGTAGGGATGCACTGCAAATCCTGAAAGATACTAGTAGAACTTTTTATATTCCCATTAGTATTTTACCGCCAGGATTACAAGAAGCAGTTGCATCAGCATACTTGTGTATGCGAGCCATCGATGAAGTCGAGGATCATCCAGAATTGGATAACCTCACCAAAGCCAAGCTGTTACGAACGATTAGCTGGACATTACAAACAGGGGTTGATGGCTTTGCGGTTGATGCTTTCTCCTTGGGGTTTAAGGGATACGAGAATACTTTAGCAGAAGTGACTGTGGGAATTAGGGAATGGTCAATCTTAGCGCCAGAAGCGATCGCCCCCCGGATTTGGGACGCCACCGCAGCAATGGCAGATCGGATGGCTGATTGGGCAGAAAAAAACTGGAAAGTCGAGACAGAATCAGACTTAGATCGCTATACGTTCGGGGTGGCTGGTGCGGTGGGGCTGTTGCTATCAGATTTATGGGCTTGGTATGATGGCACCCCGTCTAACCGTACTCAAGCGATTGGGTTTGGTCGAGGCTTACAAGCTGTGAACATCCTCCGTAATCATACTGAAGACTTGAAGCGAGGAGTAGACTTTTTTCCAGAGGGTTGGACGGCTGCTCATATGCATGAATATGCCCGCCGTAACCTAGCCCTGGCCGATGTCTACACCAATTCCTTACCTACAGGCCCGGCTTTGGATTTTTGTCAAATACCGTTAACTTTAGCACATGGCACCCTGGATGCTTTAGCGAATGGTAAAGAAAAACTCAGCCGTCGTGATGTCTTAGCACTGATCCAACAGCTGATTGGTGCAAGCATGAAAGCTAGTTAGGCGAGAATGCTGAAGTCTAAAGTATGAAGTCTGAAAGGAAAAAGTTTTTCCCAACAGCTTTTCTCACTTCTTTCCCTAGCCCCTCAAGCTGAAGGATGAAGTATGAAGTCTGAAAGGAAAAAGTTTTTCCCAACAGCTTTTCTTATTTCTTTCCCTAACTCCTAACCCCATTCCCTATTTCCAAAAGAGAGAGATTAGTGAAAAAAACTCTATTCCTCAGCCCTCCTTCCTTCGATGGGTTTGATGGCGGTGCTGGCTCAAGATACCAAGCCAAGCGCGAAATTACATCTTTTTGGTATCCTACATGGTTGGCTCAACCTGCAGCCCTTGTTCCTGGTAGCAAGCTGGTAGATGCGCCACCACATAATCAAACTGTGGCAGATGTGCTAGAAATCGCCAAGGATTACGAGCTGGTTATTATGCACACCAGCACACCTTCACTGAGTAATGATGTCAAGTGTGCGGAAGCGATTAAAGCCCAAAATCCAGATGTCCAAATTGGCTTTGTTGGCGCCCATGTAGCCGTTTTAGCAGAAGAGACACTACGAGACCACCCGGTGATTGATTTTGTTTGTCGCAACGAATTCGACTATACCTGCAAAGAACTAGCCGAAGACAAACCCTGGGCACAAATCAAAGGTTTGAGTTACCGCGATCGCCACAATGATATCTGCCACAATGAAGAACGTCCATTAATCCACGACTGGGATGCTATGCCTAGTGTCCTCCCCACCTACGCCCGTGACTTAGACATCAACAAATACTTTATCGGCTACCTACTGCATCCCTACATTTCCTTTTACACTGGGCGTGGTTGTCCAGCAAAATGCACCTTCTGTCTCTGGCCGCAAACTATCGGTGGACATCTCTATCGTCATAAAAGCCCGGAAGCTGTGGGACGAGAGATGGAGGAAGCCAAAGCAATTTTTGGCGACAAGGTGCGGGAATATATGTTTGATGACGATACTTTCACCATTGATAAACATCGGGCGATCGCTATTAGTGAACACATGCAGCGACTCAAATTAACATGGAGTTGCAACGCCCGTGCCAATCTCGATTATGATACCCTAAAAACATTACGCGACAACGGTCTGCGGTTGTTACTGGTTGGTTTTGAATCTGGTAATCAAGATATTCTCAACCGCATCAAAAAGGGTATCAAGCTGGAAGTGGCGCGGGAATTTATGAAAAATTGCCACAAACTTGGCATCACCGTTCATGGCACTTTCATTATCGGTTTACCTGTGGAAACTCAGGAAACTATCGAAGAAACAATCCGTTTCGCCTGTGAACTCAGCCCCCACACCATCCAAGTTTCCATCGCCGCACCCTACCCCGGTACGGAACTTTATGAACAAGCCAAGGAAAACGGCTGGTTTACAGATCAATCTTTAGTGGCTAACTCCGGTATTCAAACCTCAACACTGCAATATCCCAATCTTTCCAGTGCGGCGATTGAAGATGCAGTCGAGCGCATGTACCGCAAATTCTACTTCCGTCCCCAAGCGATTATCCCCATTGTGCGCGAAATGTTGGGCGATCGCCAGATGTTGGTACGTCGTCTGCGCGAAGGTGGAGAGTTTTTCTCCTACCTCAAAGAACGCCGCAACCAAGCCACCGCCAATGCTAAACATCTAGTAGGGGCTAGGGAGTAGGGAGTAGGGGCTAGAGACTAGGGAGTAGGGATGAGGGATATGAGGGAGTGCAAAGAGAAAAAGAATTTATGCTTCCCCTCCTCCCACACCTCCCCCTCTTCCCACACCCCTCACACCTTCCCCTCATCCCACGCCCCCCACACTTCCCACACTCCTCTATGCCTAATTCCCAACGTCCACGCTTCGCTATCATTAATGGCGATGATTTCGGTTTTTCTCACGGTGTCAATCAGGCGATTATCCAAGCCCATGAACAAGGGGTGCTAACTAGCACCAGTTTGATGGTAACGGGTGATGCGGCTGAGGAGGCGATCGCCTGGGCACGTAATCACCCCAGTTTGGCTGTCGGGTTACATTTAGTATTAGTATGCGGTCAGTCGGCCCTACCACCTTCCCAGATTCCCCATCTGGTTGACGCTATGGGCAATTTTTCTAACAGTCCTCTGCAAGCTGGGTTGCGTTACCAATTCCATCCCGCTATCCGTGAGGAACTATGGCGAGAAATCCGCGCCCAATTAAAAAAATTTCATAATTCTGGGTTGTCCCTGTCTCATGTGGATGGGCATTTACATTTACACACTCATCCAGTAATTTTACGTATATTGGTAGAGTTAGCGCCAGAGTTTGATATCAAAGTCATCAGGCTACCAAAGGAAGAATTGAGGCTAAATTTGAAGCTGGACAAGCACAATTTGCTAACTAAGCTGGCGTGGTCTGGTGTGTTTGGTGGCTTGCGGCGCTACGGTGAGGGTTTATTAAAAGCTCATAATATCAGTTTTGCCGAGCAGGTCTACGGGTTGCTGCAAACTGGGAAGATGAACGAGGCATATTTGCTAAATCTGATACCGCAAATTCAAGCCGATTTAGTAGAAATTTATTCACACCCAGCAGTATTAAAGACTGGGGAACCACTGAATGGCCCGCCGCAGTCTGGAGAAATGGAACTGACAGCGCTGTTGAGTGATCAAGTCCGGGAAGCGCTATCAGCTAATGGTTTTGAGCGAATTAACTGGATTGACTATTGCAATCAGCAACACCGCTAAATGTAACCAACCTGCAGGTTATGAGGGGGTGAGAGCGTGTTGTTGTAAATCTGCGAGATTGCAGACTTCCAAGGCTCTGATATGAGTAGCTGCAAGCACCACTGGTGGCGCAACACCAGCTTCTAGAGCTTCTTGCCAACGAGCAGCACATAAACACCAGCGATCGCCTGGCCGCAATCCGGGAAAATTAAATTGAGGTACTGGTGTACTCAAGTCGTTTCCCTGAGATTTAGTAAACTGTAAAAATTCTGCTGTCAGTTGAGCACAAACAACGTGCATCCCAAAATCCTGACCGCCTGTATGACAAAATCCATCACGATAATAGCCAGT is a genomic window of Fortiea contorta PCC 7126 containing:
- the hpnJ gene encoding hopanoid biosynthesis associated radical SAM protein HpnJ; this encodes MKKTLFLSPPSFDGFDGGAGSRYQAKREITSFWYPTWLAQPAALVPGSKLVDAPPHNQTVADVLEIAKDYELVIMHTSTPSLSNDVKCAEAIKAQNPDVQIGFVGAHVAVLAEETLRDHPVIDFVCRNEFDYTCKELAEDKPWAQIKGLSYRDRHNDICHNEERPLIHDWDAMPSVLPTYARDLDINKYFIGYLLHPYISFYTGRGCPAKCTFCLWPQTIGGHLYRHKSPEAVGREMEEAKAIFGDKVREYMFDDDTFTIDKHRAIAISEHMQRLKLTWSCNARANLDYDTLKTLRDNGLRLLLVGFESGNQDILNRIKKGIKLEVAREFMKNCHKLGITVHGTFIIGLPVETQETIEETIRFACELSPHTIQVSIAAPYPGTELYEQAKENGWFTDQSLVANSGIQTSTLQYPNLSSAAIEDAVERMYRKFYFRPQAIIPIVREMLGDRQMLVRRLREGGEFFSYLKERRNQATANAKHLVGARE
- the hpnK gene encoding hopanoid biosynthesis-associated protein HpnK, translated to MPNSQRPRFAIINGDDFGFSHGVNQAIIQAHEQGVLTSTSLMVTGDAAEEAIAWARNHPSLAVGLHLVLVCGQSALPPSQIPHLVDAMGNFSNSPLQAGLRYQFHPAIREELWREIRAQLKKFHNSGLSLSHVDGHLHLHTHPVILRILVELAPEFDIKVIRLPKEELRLNLKLDKHNLLTKLAWSGVFGGLRRYGEGLLKAHNISFAEQVYGLLQTGKMNEAYLLNLIPQIQADLVEIYSHPAVLKTGEPLNGPPQSGEMELTALLSDQVREALSANGFERINWIDYCNQQHR
- a CDS encoding DUF2237 family protein: MSAAKNVLNTNLEMCCSSPMTGYYRDGFCHTGGQDFGMHVVCAQLTAEFLQFTKSQGNDLSTPVPQFNFPGLRPGDRWCLCAARWQEALEAGVAPPVVLAATHIRALEVCNLADLQQHALTPS
- the sbcC gene encoding exonuclease subunit SbcC, translating into MIPVQLILKNFLSYRDASLDFSGLHTACICGSNGAGKSSLLEAITWAIWGESRAATEDDVIHSGSKEVRVDFTFENNQQKYRVIRTRIRGGTGVLEFQIETPSGFRPLTGKGVRATQDVILEHIKLDYDTFINSAYLRQGRADEFMLKRPAERKEILAELLKLNQYDELEQRAKESANQLKARAEELERSLEGMKTQLQQREVTQTQRSDLASELNQLQQVQAFENIQLQSLQVVQHQRQNWEQQLGFVRQQYHNLNQDCDRLQQEQSAVKSQLADLAGILQQEAQIKAGYIQHQSLQSQEEALTAKFAEYTRAQQSRQQQQQQLTKQIQELERQLQQAQAQLEALLQQEREIQQTLTKSGEVEAALAQLAAARQHVAHLDELQMRVTPLLKQRLSLQSQLDRTHAGLVARIEQLQATENQLQRQQGRQPQLQQAVMDVGVQIEELEKKRVYLQRVQEKGQERRHFIERLQAHQRDYEKLIGELEQKLQMLQTPNALCPLCERPLDEHHWDRVVDKTETELQDTQGQFWVVREQMAVSDREIQVLRQEYREISQQLAAYDALREQRGQLAAQLQATSDVEEQLELIAAEKEHLERSLHAGSYAPEKQAELQQLDQYLQQLNYDEQNHALARSEVERWRWAEIKLQQIKDATKRQGQLAARKPELQSHIDQLEVRIEQEQTDSDLAIKITDLDRYITEIGYNAEQHNQARIAIRQTQSWELRYQQLLSSQQQYPQLQARWQELEASKNSRLAQRQTLTVQIEDFVQQLEATANPTSQIQALEQQLQIRRRELDEKIAKLGRLDELAHQLETLQIQYEQQQQLLQSCKQEYRVYQELVVAFGKKGIQALMIENVLPQLEAETNQLLSRLSANQLHVQFITQKAGRNSKSTKKNVKLIDTLDILIADAKGTRAYETYSGGEAFRINFAIRLALAKLLAQRAGAALQLLIVDEGFGTQDAEGCDRLIAAINAISADFACILTVTHMPHLKEAFQARIEVNKSQQGSQIRLLI
- a CDS encoding squalene/phytoene synthase family protein, which produces MDLRRDALQILKDTSRTFYIPISILPPGLQEAVASAYLCMRAIDEVEDHPELDNLTKAKLLRTISWTLQTGVDGFAVDAFSLGFKGYENTLAEVTVGIREWSILAPEAIAPRIWDATAAMADRMADWAEKNWKVETESDLDRYTFGVAGAVGLLLSDLWAWYDGTPSNRTQAIGFGRGLQAVNILRNHTEDLKRGVDFFPEGWTAAHMHEYARRNLALADVYTNSLPTGPALDFCQIPLTLAHGTLDALANGKEKLSRRDVLALIQQLIGASMKAS